One segment of Candidatus Eremiobacteraceae bacterium DNA contains the following:
- a CDS encoding alpha/beta fold hydrolase — translation MTKYIEGGEPFVLGEGGAGILAFHGFTGSPFEVRALGELLHASGFGVYGAALAGHATDVAELEKATADDYLLQAERAFDEACRRFERVYIVGLSIGGTLGLHLAANKRVAGLVTISAPVFLYPMMRATLPLIEQWLPGLRAPANFAAWQGNVVGYKSTTIGAVNIVLEVLARVRKELGAVKAPLLVMHSVRDLTVPVDSAREIYDRASSEDKRLELIDAGSHLMTIEPNLRLIDALIVDFLKRLESNPCPEGR, via the coding sequence TTGACGAAGTACATCGAGGGGGGTGAGCCGTTCGTGCTCGGCGAGGGCGGCGCCGGCATCCTAGCGTTTCACGGTTTCACCGGGAGTCCGTTCGAAGTCCGTGCGCTCGGCGAGTTGCTTCATGCGAGCGGCTTCGGCGTGTACGGCGCAGCGCTCGCCGGTCATGCGACCGACGTCGCCGAACTTGAGAAGGCGACCGCCGACGACTATCTGCTCCAGGCAGAGCGCGCCTTCGACGAAGCGTGCCGGCGATTCGAGCGCGTCTACATCGTCGGTCTATCGATCGGCGGCACGCTCGGCTTGCACCTCGCAGCGAACAAGCGGGTCGCCGGACTCGTCACGATCTCAGCGCCCGTCTTCCTTTATCCTATGATGCGCGCGACGTTGCCGCTCATCGAGCAGTGGCTTCCCGGCCTGCGCGCGCCGGCGAACTTCGCGGCGTGGCAAGGCAACGTCGTCGGCTACAAGTCGACGACGATCGGCGCCGTCAACATCGTGCTCGAGGTGCTCGCGCGCGTCCGCAAAGAGCTCGGCGCGGTGAAGGCGCCGTTGCTCGTCATGCACTCGGTGCGCGATCTCACAGTGCCGGTCGATAGCGCTCGCGAGATATACGATCGCGCCTCAAGCGAAGATAAACGGCTAGAACTCATCGATGCGGGCTCGCATCTCATGACAATCGAACCTAATCTGCGGCTCATCGATGCGTTAATCGTCGATTTCCTGAAACGGCTCGAAAGCAACCCCTGTCCCGAAGGTAGATAA